ATGATGTTCTGAGGAAATGtgatgaaaacaaatatttaggtTCTTGAATATCTTTTATAAGGTTACTTTCCTGTTGAACCTCTATTCTCTTTGAAGCTTTGCTGAGCAGCATGGCTTCAGTAAGCCTAACGATGACCGTGCCCTCCATCTGATGACTAAGTGTGCCCAGACTGTGATGCAAGAGCTGGAGGATATTGTCATGGCTTATGGACAGAGTGATGAATacagctttgtttttaaaaagaaaagtaattGGTTTAAAAGAAGAGCAAGGTAATTTCTCCTTTTGAGCTTACCAGTTTCCCCATGTTTAATAGTTCTCTCTGAGAACTGGCATGTGCACTTATTGTTTATCTTTGTCCTTACACGTGTACAGATGCTACCTGTACAATATAGGTGAAAACTACACAATTCACTTGTTTGTgggtgtgatatatatatatatatatatatatatatatatatatatatatatatataaataatgagAGATTGTAATTAGCTACGGACTATTTGATGTTATGTTTCTATGTATGATGTTTTTGAAAAGTAAATTCAATAacaaagttaaaaacaaacaaacagcaaaaggGTGAATAAAAACCATCTTCTACAAAAGAGGGTTTTTTCAGTAACCTATCTCCTCTTCCAATCTCCACTGCTTGGCTCTTAACATGTTTAATTCCACCAACCACTCAAAAAGGTTCTACCTGCCATTGGTGGTCCATAGAGCCACGGTATGAAAAGCACTGCTGTCCACCAGAAGCCTTACCACTGATACCCAAATAATTACAGATAGAAAGGTAGAGTTCTTTTAATATCTAATgtattctctgtctctctcctctctctgtgtctgttgGCTTTGCATTTGCAAGTAAGTTCATGACTCACGTCGTCTCCCAGTTTGCCTCCAGTTATGTTTTCTACTGGAAGGATTATTTTAAGGACCAGCCGCTCCTGTATCCACCAGGATTTGATGGACGAGTTGTCTTGTATCCCAGTAACCAGAATTTAAAGGACTATCTCAGCTGGAGACAAGCAGATTGTAAGCATCTTTAGATATCAGGAAAACGAGAACAGTTGATTTTTAGCATAACAATTTATAACTGTTGggtgtttttttcctcctgggaTGAGAACCTCAAACCCCTTATTGCCAGCGTGCATATGTGCACTCAGTGAAAAAGAAGCTGCCGCATGGCAGAGGGATTCTAGTTTACTTGGTTAAAAACACATCCTTGGAGCGGTTGAGCTGCAGAAGAGTTGGTTGACGTTCTTAGAAAGCAGATTATTTTACATTCTACAATAATTTTCCAAAAACATCCcaatttgtatttttattaccCTTTTCACTTCCACTGACACTGTTTTAGAAAGAGCAACGTGTTATCTGTGACGTTATGTATTTTATGTGTTAATACTCATATTATTTTTACAAGCACACCCATTAATAACATGGGATCCATAGCAGATACCAGATTGTCATCactaaaatactgaaaatgagtCAGTACCAGAAATTTTAGAAACATCACTtgaatgttgtttttttaactgagGGGTATAAACATTCTGATTCAGCAATATTGTGTAGCAAAATTACAACAGTCAAATGATGAATATAGGATTTTCCATGCCAGATCAGGTCATTGTTGCAAAGCTAGTATCAAACCTATGGCAGTGACTAACAcctgttgcttcagaggaaggtaaacTCTGTCTGCCATAATGCATCTTACTTAACAATTATGAAATACTTTATGTAGCTGTGAGGAATCAATCTTCTGACCATTCCAGAGATCTAGTATGCCATGAAGTGTGAGATTGGATTACGATGATATTACATAACTACAAATATTACTAatggtattttaaaaatctagctgCAGGAATTTGTGGGAATGGAAAACCATTCTGTGACTAGTCATCTAGACTTTGCAAATAGTCTGTTTGTCCTTTGACACCATTTCCTATTTCTGCAGGCCACGTTAATAACCTCTATAATACAGTGTTTTGGATGCTTGTGCAGCGAAGTGGCTTGACACCAGTCCAAGCACAAGACAGATTAAAGGTAGGAACCTCCTTCTAAATTCATTGTCTTTTAACATCAGCGATGTACAGGGAACATACACAGAACCCAGTTGCCAAGTACTTCCAATTACCCAGCCCTATGCAGACATGTCTTGCTCATTAGGGAAGGCCAGCTGGCTTATATGTTCATTGTATACCAATTCATTTTTCCCAGTATGTGCTTGTTTTTCTCTGGAGATGATGTTGGTTTTGGATTTCTGTTTTGCTGTTGAATTGAAAAGATCTTAACCTGACTGGCAAAGAATCCAAACAGGATTTTAACTTCGTAATTAATGGCATCAGATGCCTAAAAATGTGTATATGAAATGTTACTGTCCTCAAATAGATGTGGTATGGGTGTAAAACTGTGAGTCAGCAATTCTTGAAGTCTAATCCCAGCTCTAACAATGATTCAGTATGTGgtcttgggcaggtcacttattAACCTTGTTCTCCTCTTCCTGCCTTTACAGGGTGGTGTTCCCCACCTTCTTTTGTTGTGTACAAATATAAAAATTAGTGCTGTCAATTAATTGTGTTAACTACCATGATTAACTCAccaaaattaatcacgattaacaAAATGGATCAcggttttaatcgcactgttaaacaatagaataccaattgaaatttattaaatattttggatgtttttctacattttcatatatattgtattctgtgttgtaagtgtatattatttttattaaaaatatttgcactataaaaatgataaaagaaatagtatttttcagttcacatcatacaagtactgtagtacaatctctttgtcctgaaagggcaacttacaaatgtagattgtttGTTACATAagtgtactcaaaaacaaaataatgtaaaacttcaaagcctacaagtccactcagtcctactttttattcagccaatcactaggacaaacaagtttgtttacatttacaggagataatggtgcctcttcttgtttacaatgtcaccagaaagtgagaacaggcatttgcatggcgcTTTTGTAGCTGGATTGCAAGGTCTTTACATGCCACTATGCTAAATGTTCgtgtgtcccttcatgcttcggccaccattccagaggacatgcttccatgttaaaaaaataatatgttgattacatttgtgactgaactccttgggggagaattgtatatcccctgctctgttttacccgtattctgccacatatttcatgttataacagtctcggATTATGATCTAGCACATGTTcactttaagaacactttcgctgcagatttgacaaaaagcaaagaaggtaccaatgtgagatttctaaagatagctacagcacttgacccaaggtttaagaatctgaagtgccttccaaaatctgagagggatgaggtgtggaccatgctttcagaagtcttaaaagagcaccgctgatgcggaaactatagaacccgaaccaccaaaaaggaagaTCAATcttctgcaggtggcatctgactcagatgatgaaaatgaacatgcgtcggtctgcactgctttggattgttattgagcagaacctgtcatcagcatggttgcatgtcctctggaatggtggttgaagcatgaagggacatatgaatctttaacacgtctggcatgtaaatatcttgcgatggcggctacaacagtgccacaagaacgcctgttctcactttcaggtgacattgtaaagaagacgtgggcaacattatctcctgcaaatgtaaacaaacttgtttgtttgagtgattggcttaaaaaaaagttggactgagtggacttgcaggccctaaaattttacatttatttttgaatgcagttatttttgtacataattctatatttgtaagttgacctttcataataaagagattgcactacagtacttttattaggtgaattgaaaaatactatttttttaatagagcaaatacttgtaataaaaataaatataaagtgagcactgtatattttgtattgtgttgtaatagaaatcagtcTCTTTGAATgtagaaaaatccaaaaatatttaaataatcgCTATTAATTTGTTTAATGGCTTGACAGCCCTGATAAAATCAAGAAGAACACACCTTGCTCTGCTTatctatccccattttaccaaaGGAGAGAACGCTTACTTACTTCATGGGGATGCTGTGAGGATAAGAAGTTAATAAAGTTGTttgaagatttaaaaaaccctgtatacataaaagcagcaaagagtcctgtggcacgttatagactaacagatgtattggagcatgagctttcgtgggtgaatacccacttcgtcagatgcatgtacaCATGTTGTTGTTATTAATTACTTACACTCAACATTTACCCCACTTGTTTCTGTGCTATAAAAAAgaacatttataaataaattgaGGCTATAAGGTGCACTTTTTATTGTCTTTTTCTCAATTTCAGGGAACTTTGGCTGGAGACAAGAATGAGATTTTATTTTCTGAATTCAACATTAACTACAACAATGAGCCCTTGATGTATAGGAAAGGAACTGTACTAATATGGCAGAAGGTAAAAGCATCTTAACTGCATGCCTAGCCCCCCACACTACTTACCATCTCTCATTCAATATAGACAGGTGGACTCCTGCCTCCAGTTGGCCTGTGACAGGGGTGGCCatcctgagcctgagaaggagccagaatttaccaatgtacattgccaaagagccacagtaatacatcagcagcccccgcatcagctcccgctcccagctcctcccacccaccggcagcctcactgatcagcgcctccccctccctccccacacctcccgatcagctgtttcgtggtgttcAAGAGGCAAGGGGGGGGAGAgcgcgagggcatggcaggctcgtgggagggggtggtgtgggggcagggcctgtggcagagccaggggctgagcagtgagcaccccccggcacattggaaagttggtgcctgtagctccagccccggagtcggtgcctagacaaggagccgcatattaacttctgaagagccgcaggtggctccagagccacaggttggccacccctggcctgtgatgtcagcctccattgcccatgtgttaaattttcaaacaagcacctttgtgctttctctccTGCTTGGGAGGAGCCCCCCATAAACATTTGTAAAACTACCTCATTGTCCTTCAGATCCCGccttcaaactctcctttgccatggtgCCTACAAAAATATTGACAACAATTAGGCTGTTCATGAGCTGGGACCACCACCTACTatactgaccaatattgtctcattgtttccttgtactctcccaTCAGTCTGTTTAAGCATttgttgtcttttgtcttattCTTAAATTgcactctttgggggcagggaccgtcttttcGTTTgctctttgtacagcaccaaggTCCATGGTTagtgctcctaggtgctacaacaatataaataataacaacaactatGTGCAGTTCACAAACCACAGTATAACCCCACCCCTGATGTTTCTTATGATTACATGTCGTGACCTCAGATTCTGTGGCTATGACTGTCTATCTATAGATATATTCTAGATACTAAGGAAATGGGGGTTTTGAACAAAAGGTGTTAAAAATGAGTTATTTTGAGGTGTTATAGATATATCTGTCTAACTGAATAATATGAAAACTGGTGTCTGAAATCTGACTCACTTATAAAATATCTGTACAACTGTTTACCTAGGCATAGACTTATTATCATCTCTGTGGATGCATGTGTTACAGAAGTCAGTCTTGCATGTGTGTGTTTCTTGTGATTAGGGCCTAGCTAATGTTGGTTGAGTGTCTGCCACAATTATTTTCTCACTGTTCTTACTTTTTGTTATATATAAAAAGAATGACTAACAGCTAACTCAGTTTTCTTTTGTGGCTGGTGATTTCTATGGCACTTTACCAAGAGGACTGATATATTATAGGGAGAGACTCCTTGGTTTGACATAGTGTTCCACTTGTCTCCTTGTTTCTTGCACATCCCTTTCTTTAACAATATTAGGCCTTCTGGGGGGCTTTATATCTACTTTTTTCATAAAAGTGAATATATTCTTTCCCAGCTTTCCAAGTATTTGTAGGTGTTCTCTTCAGACCATGTGAGAATGACCAACTGTTTCATCTGTTTCTTTATCCAGCGGGCTAACATGCATGAATACCTATCTCTTGATTATATTAATAAATGCCTTTAATGAGTGTCTCACCATAAATAATATATACACCTGGGGATGCTTGCCTTTATATTGAAACGTCATCTCAGTGTTTGGCTTAGAGCGAACAGCTCACCTGCACCTTGCCAtctttgtttttgtctttctgaAAATACTCATGTGATAAGCTAAAAAACTTCAGGTGTAGATATTGAATGAAAAATGAATCCTGAAACAATTACTGTGAAAATCATCAGTATGGCATTAATTAGTGGCACTCTTGTAATCTGATCCATTCAGTAGCAAAACCCTGTAAATATATGACCTGCATGGAATGAGTTTTGACTGGAAAAATTGTTTCAGTATGACTTATTTTTGGTACCTGAGTGACACCATATGCCTAGATTTGCAGGTTCTGGTACAAAATTAAAAGGTGTCATGTGGCAGAGGGGACAAAGTGGTGGCTTATGGTTAATATGTAAACAAGGCAAAACCAACCATTTATGAAACCTTCAAAACCCTTTTATAAATGCAGTCATGTGTCAACTATCTTTGCAGGTTAACGAAGTCACTACAAAAAGAATAAAACTGCCAAAGGAAAGTGAAGAGAAGGAAGTTGAAGTGGCACGGACCAGGACTAAAGCTGTCCCACTGCACTGTGACATCATTGGGGACCAGTTCTGGGAGGAGTATCCAGAAATCCTAGCTGATAGCTGACCTTCCCAGTTTGAGTTCTTGTGCAAATAACAGGAAACAGCTTATCTGCATGAGCTTCTGGGAAGTGAGGACTGTGGGGTGAGGATCGGATAATTTAACTTTGTAATTCAGCATCCACATTTTGAGCGATATTGTCTTAGAAACAGTGTCCTTGCCTGTCATGCAGATATATCTGCCTGCAGAAGCTAAAATCATGTTACTTTCAAAGGGCAAGAACTTTTATATAAAATTACAAAATTAACCCTTGTAAATGCATATTTGCATTGATGTATAACATCATCGTCATACATTTATGTAGCATCTTTCACATTAAAGTCACAGGGTGCTTTATAGAGTTATTCACCTAAAACGATCCACTCTTTGGAACAGTTAAAAGCAGCAGAAAGATTATTTCTTTAGCTTTGTTTTAAACGCTGAAACAGACTAAAGACTTGGAATAGTGCCTTGAATCAAGTTCCATAACCAGGGAGCTTAGTTACAAAAATTCTCTAGCAGTCAACATCTCAGGCCCATATCAAGGATACACAAAGTAGCCCAGCAATTTGCTGTAACTAATTTTAAAGGGTTTTTCTCATGTGTAaattacttttgtatttttttaaagatgcagaAATGTAATTCTCCCCTTTCCACTCCCATGTTTATTCTTCAGACTTTATAGTCACTGTAGCTTTGCTAGTTATTAGTGAAGGTCTCAAATGGCCAAATGTTGTAATAAAATTCTCATACAGACTTCTGTCACGGTAGGAGGTGTGTGTAGGTCATGCTCTCATTTTTCTGCTCACTGGGAAACTCTCTGGCTCCTGCTGGCTAGGACTATGGAAACTAGCagagaggggggagagggagagaagatcTTATTGCTTATAGTTGGGAAGGTCTTATGTTACTCTTGTGTTTGATCCATGAAGTGGTATTGATGACAATTCCTGCTACAAGAGGAGGCAGAGATGAGTCATGGGATGGATGGGGAGAAACTACCTTGTGGAGTGTGTACCTGAAGGAATTTGGTGGCCTGGCTCACACACAGTTTTTGTGCTGATTTAACTATTTCGGTTAGAGGAATACTTGTTACCAAAGTAGTTAAATCAGTTCagtccctagtgtggacacaattataGCAGTATATTTAGGGGGATAAgctataaaagtgcttatacctGTATACTGATATACAAGCATCCATACTAGGGATGGTACCATTTTAACTATACTGGTTTCAAaatgacatacacctctaccctgatataacatgaattcggatataatgcgataaagcagtgctccggggggggcggggctgcgcactccggcggatcaaagcaagttcaatataacgcggtttcacctataatgtggtaagatttttttggttcccgaggacagcgttatatcggggtagaagtgtagttTAACTGTCAGATAAggtggggaggtaatatcttttattggatcaactgttggtgaaagagacaagcttttaagcttacacagaactcttctttaggtctggttAAACTATGTTGACAAGTACTTGGTAAGGGATTGTTCATGCTTCGCAGGCTGGGGATAGACAATGAAAGCAAGGAGCAACTATGACTAAAGAAGGTTGACACTGGACTTGTCTCTCATTAATTAACATTCCAgccacttctcctcctcctcctccttcccccaggaaGGGAGCTGATCTACAGcaatatgcattttttttttctattatttaTTCACAACCTGCCTGCAAAGCTCTAATAAAAGTTTACGGCGTCAAGGTGTTTTACTACTGTGGCCattttcctctccacccccactcctgttAATGGGATAGGCTGGGTATAATGAAAACAATACATTCAAGCCAGCTGGATCATAAGCACTTAAATAGAAGCGAGTGTAAATAATCCCATTTTCTTAATGTGTAGTATGGATACGGGATCACCAAGAAGCTAATAGGAAAAGGCAGACTTGGGGGATTGTGGGGTGGGCAGCACATCATTCATTCCATATTAATCACTACACCAAAGTTATTTAGAGTCTTCCTAGCATCTGTGAGCCCTCTATACTTTTTTTTGGTCTGAGATATAAACTCCATTAGACTCCAGAATGTCTCATGTCAGTATCCAGTAACTGACTTTTGGAGGTTTCTCTTCATATAATAAATGAATCTTCAACAAAAATATAGTAAAATTTGGATTTTTCACTCCAGAATAAAGTGGAAAGAGAATTTTTTGAGAACATAGTTCCAGCTGATAATACTTATCACTCACATGGGGCTTTATATCCTTAGAGCATTTTACAAGCATTAACCAATCCTCAGAATAGTGTAGAATAGATAAATATTCCCCTTTCACAGATAGGTGGAAACTGCAGGCCATAGGTAAGagtcatattttcaaaaatggcctTTAATTTTGGATCACATTGTTTTGAGAGGTGCTGAACAAATAACTAACTGAAGTAAATGGTGCTGAGGACCTAcaaaaatcaggccctatctaAAGTTTGCTATTCAAAACGAGAGGAAATTGAAAATGGATCTGCCCAAGTCAAAAGAGGAGCTGGATGAGTGTTGGACAGAATTAGAACCAGTATGTGCCAGCGGCCCAATACTGTGTTCACACCGTGCCTCTAGAGAGCAGGTAAAGTTTCACTGTGACCCACTTAAGAAATGGACACTTCCTTTTGAAGTTGTTCAGAGGACTTTTCTCAGTTATGTTTTACTGCCATAAAATGAAGCATTTGACCTTTGGGAACTAGTTATAGAGTTTAATAGCAGGGGGTGCAGTCTCTTAAAAGTGACTATAATGGGCTCCAGGGACTGAAACTGTGTCACTTTCCTTTGCAGAAAACACTTCTGCAATATGTACTCTaaggaaaaaataacaaaaagctTTTTGTACTGACCTTTACCCAGCTGCCTTTTAGTTGTGCAACATAAGTGCTCACCTATATGAAAGAGCCAGTGCATGACCTGTGAAAGGTCCTTGGGGGAGGGACTTGATGTTTTACACCGGCAGAGCTGCTGTGATACACAGAGGGGTTTGGATATGAGAAATTAATTAAAGGTGCAGCAATTAGAGAAGCCATATTAAAACTAGAGCATCTTTAATCTATCTGAGTGCTGGTGAGCTTGATTACCAGCCAGAGGGACTGGGGCTGCTGGCCTGATTTCCAACCAGATGAGGGGATAAGCACTGAGCAAGGCTCATCTGTATTGAAACCATCagtgcagtggctctcagcctttccagactactgtagccCTTTCGGGAGTCAGATTTGTTTTGTGcactcccaagtttcacctcatttaaaaacgaCTTACTTACAAaattcagacataaaaatacaaaagtgtcacagccacactagtcCTAAACAATTGCTCATCTTTACCATCGAATTATAAAATAATCACTGGACTATAAATATTGTACGCACAGTTCAGCGTACAGAGCAGTAGAAACAAGTCATCTGTATCAAATTTTAGTTCGTGTTGACCTAAGTCTAGTtcacgtagcctgttgtaaaactaggcaaatatctagaggagctGATGTACGCCCTAGATTAGAAGACCTTTGCTCGGTGTACCCCAGGGCTACATGTGCCTCTGGTTGATAACCACTGCATTGGGGCAGGGAGCCTGTTGAAGGCCTCCGGGCTCTGGCCATGTGTGCTATTTCCAACAGCAGTTGTCTCTGCAGCATGCCTGCTTGGCCTCCAGCAAGGGTGACCAGCCAGCacatgtgaaaaatggggacgggggtagggggtaataggagtctatataagaaaaagccccaaatatcgggcctgtccctcagggccggctccaggcaccagcggaggaagcacatgcctgaggtggcacatgctaagggaacaacaaggagtccggtggcaccttaaagactaacagatttatgtgggcataagcttttgtgggtaaaaacctcacttcttcggatgcattacccacgaaagcttatgcacacataaatctgttagtttttaaggtgccaccagactccttgcatctgaagaagtgaggttcttacccacgaaagcttatgctcccaatacttctgttagtctcaaaggtgccacaggaccctctgttgctttttacagattcagactaacacggctacccctctgataccagactccttgctgtttttgggggggagggatagctcagtggtttgagcattggcctgctaaacccagggttgtgagttcaatccttgaggggggccacttagggatctggggcaaaatcagtacttggtcctgctagtgaaggcagggggctggacttgatgacctttcaaggtcccttccagttctaggagataggatatctccatttatttatttattttgtagatacagactaacacagctaccccctgatacttgacatgctaaggggtggcacagtggtggcttttttttttttttttttgcttggggcagcgaaAATGGTAGCGCCGGCCctgctgtccctataaaatcaggacatctggtcgccCTCCCGCCAGCCCGGCCGCGCTGCGTCTCCCATCCCAGCGCGGTGCGGGCCGGAGCCTGCTTAGCTTGGGGGCGGTGCCGGgcgcggggcggcgctggggcgGCCCCTAGCGGCGGCCGCGGCGAGCTACAAGGGGCCCcggcgcccagcccggcccgagCGGAGCATGGAGAAGGCGGCCGGTGCGGAGCCGCGGCGGTGGCGGCGGCGCTCGGGCTCC
This Chrysemys picta bellii isolate R12L10 chromosome 8, ASM1138683v2, whole genome shotgun sequence DNA region includes the following protein-coding sequences:
- the THG1L gene encoding probable tRNA(His) guanylyltransferase isoform X2: MRLREAARAIAAAALGPGTRARLSGGRAPMAKSKFEYVRDFEADDTCLPNCWVVTRLDGRNFHRFAEQHGFSKPNDDRALHLMTKCAQTVMQELEDIVMAYGQSDEYSFVFKKKSNWFKRRASKFMTHVVSQFASSYVFYWKDYFKDQPLLYPPGFDGRVVLYPSNQNLKDYLSWRQADCHVNNLYNTVFWMLVQRSGLTPVQAQDRLKGTLAGDKNEILFSEFNINYNNEPLMYRKGTVLIWQKVNEVTTKRIKLPKESEEKEVEVARTRTKAVPLHCDIIGDQFWEEYPEILADS
- the THG1L gene encoding probable tRNA(His) guanylyltransferase isoform X3, which produces MRLREAARAIAAAALGPGTRARLSGGRAPMAKSKFDFAEQHGFSKPNDDRALHLMTKCAQTVMQELEDIVMAYGQSDEYSFVFKKKSNWFKRRASKFMTHVVSQFASSYVFYWKDYFKDQPLLYPPGFDGRVVLYPSNQNLKDYLSWRQADCHVNNLYNTVFWMLVQRSGLTPVQAQDRLKGTLAGDKNEILFSEFNINYNNEPLMYRKGTVLIWQKVNEVTTKRIKLPKESEEKEVEVARTRTKAVPLHCDIIGDQFWEEYPEILADS
- the THG1L gene encoding probable tRNA(His) guanylyltransferase isoform X1: MTKCAQTVMQELEDIVMAYGQSDEYSFVFKKKSNWFKRRASKFMTHVVSQFASSYVFYWKDYFKDQPLLYPPGFDGRVVLYPSNQNLKDYLSWRQADCHVNNLYNTVFWMLVQRSGLTPVQAQDRLKGTLAGDKNEILFSEFNINYNNEPLMYRKGTVLIWQKVNEVTTKRIKLPKESEEKEVEVARTRTKAVPLHCDIIGDQFWEEYPEILADS
- the THG1L gene encoding probable tRNA(His) guanylyltransferase isoform X4, yielding MTHVVSQFASSYVFYWKDYFKDQPLLYPPGFDGRVVLYPSNQNLKDYLSWRQADCHVNNLYNTVFWMLVQRSGLTPVQAQDRLKGTLAGDKNEILFSEFNINYNNEPLMYRKGTVLIWQKVNEVTTKRIKLPKESEEKEVEVARTRTKAVPLHCDIIGDQFWEEYPEILADS